In Rhinolophus ferrumequinum isolate MPI-CBG mRhiFer1 chromosome 25, mRhiFer1_v1.p, whole genome shotgun sequence, the following proteins share a genomic window:
- the TRMT2A gene encoding tRNA (uracil-5-)-methyltransferase homolog A isoform X5 yields MEGCDQDSSSALGSPAAPAPQKETEEEGAGAAAESGPQPGLYSYIRDDLFTSEIFKLELQNVPRRTSFSDVRHFLGRFGLQPHKTKLFGQRPCAFVTFRSAAERDKALRVLHGALWKGRPLRVRLARPKADPMARKRQREDESEPPATCVADVVTPLWTVPYTEQLERKRLECEQVLQRLAKEIGSTNRALVPWLLSQKHKHNKACCPLEGVRPSPQQTEYRNKCEFLVGVGVDGEDNTVGCRLGKYKGGTCAVAAPFDTVHIPKATKQVVKAFQDFIRSTPYSAYNPETYSGHWKQLTVRTSRRGQAMAIAYFHPQKLSPEELAGLKASLAQHFTAGPGKASGVTCLYFVEEGQRKTPSQEGLPLEHVAGDRCIHEDLLGLTFQISPHAFFQVNSPAAEVLYTVIQDWAQLDSGSTVLDVCCGTGTIGLALARKVKRVIGIELCQEAVEDAHVNARNNELSNVEFHCGRAEDLVPTVVSRLASQQLVAILDPPRAGLHSKVILAIRRAENLKRLLYVSCNPRAAMGNFVEPPIVRCSSCSRGRAPRWHRDPGARGPSSQGPQMITSKKRGLPLLRPLEQ; encoded by the exons ATGGAGGGCTGCGACCAGGACAGCAGCAGTGCTCTGGGCAGCCCTgcagcccccgccccccagaaGGAGACGGAGGAAGAGGGGGCTGGGGCGGCTGCAGAGTCAGGGCCTCAGCCTGGGCTTTACAGCTACATAAGGGACGACCTGTTCACTTCGGAGATCTTCAAGTTGGAGCTGCAGAACGTGCCACGCCGCACCAGCTTCAGCGATGTGCGGCACTTTCTGGGCCGCTTTGGCCTGCAGCCCCATAAGACCAAACTCTTTGGGCAACGTCCCTGCGCCTTTGTGACATTCCGCAGTGCCGCTGAGCGGGACAAAGCCTTGCGTGTGCTGCACGGTGCTCTCTGGAAGGGCCGCCCTCTCAGAGTGCGCCTGGCCAGGCCTAAAGCTGATCCCATGGCCAGGAAGAGGCAGCGTGAGGATGAGAGtgagccaccagccacatgtgtgGCCGATGTGGTGACTCCTCTTTGGACCGTGCCCTACACAGAGCAGCTTGAGCGGAAGCGGCTGGAGTGCGAGCAGGTGCTGCAGAGGCTCGCCAA GGAAATTGGGAGCACCAACCGTGCCCTGGTGCCCTGGCTGCTCTCACAGAAGCACAAGCACAACAAGGCCTGCTGCCCGCTGGAGGGAGTCAGGCCGTCACCCCAGCAG ACCGAGTATCGTAACAAGTGTGAGTTTCTCGTTGGCGTCGGGGTGGATGGGGAGGACAACACGGTCGGCTGCCGGCTAGGCAAGTACAAGGGTGGGACATGTGCTGTGGCGGCCCCCTTTGACACCGTGCACATCCCCAAGGCCACCAAGCAGGTGGTGAAGGCCTTCCAGGATTTCATCCG GTCCACTCCATACTCGGCGTACAACCCAGAGACATACTCAGGCCATTGGAAGCAGCTGACCGTGCGCACCAGCCGCCGAGGCCAAGCCATGGCCATTGCCTACTTCCACCCTCAG AAACTGAGCCCTGAGGAGCTGGCAGGACTGAAGGCCTCCCTGGCGCAGCACTTCACAGCAGGGCCGGGCAAGGCCAGTGGCGTGACCTGCCTGTACTTTGTGGAGGAGGGACAGCG GAAGACTCCCAGCCAAGAGGGCCTGCCCCTGGAGCACGTGGCTGGGGACCGGTGCATCCATGAGGACTTGCTGGGCTTGACCTTCCAGATCTCCCCTCACGCCTTCTTTCAG GTAAACAGCCCGGCCGCGGAGGTGCTCTACACGGTTATCCAGGACTGGGCCCAGCTGGACTCCGGGAGCACAGTGCTGGATGTGTGCTGTGGCACTGGCACCATTGGCCTGGCCCTAGCCCGG AAAGTGAAGCGAGTCATCGGGATTGAGCTGTGCCAGGAGGCTGTGGAGGACGCCCATGTGAATGCCCGCAACAATG AGTTGAGCAACGTTGAGTTCCACTGCGGGAGGGCCGAAGACCTGGTGCCCACCGTGGTGAGCAGACTGGCTTCTCAGCAGCTTGTTGCTATCCTGGACCCGCCTCGTGCTGGCCTAC ATTCCAAAGTGATCCTGGCCATCCGCAGAGCTGAGAACCTCAAGCGGCTCTTGTATGTCTCCTGCAACCCCCGGGCAGCCATGGGCAACTTTGTGGA ACCCCCCATTGTGAGATGCTCATCTTGTTCGAGAGGTAGAGCACCCCGATGGCACAGGGACCCTGGAGCCAGAGGACCCTCCAGCCAAGGCCCTCAGATGATAACCAGCAAGAAACGGGGGCTGCCCCTCCTTAGGCCGCTGGAGCAATAG
- the TRMT2A gene encoding tRNA (uracil-5-)-methyltransferase homolog A isoform X1 — MADCVGGAGGGGEGPGPMEGCDQDSSSALGSPAAPAPQKETEEEGAGAAAESGPQPGLYSYIRDDLFTSEIFKLELQNVPRRTSFSDVRHFLGRFGLQPHKTKLFGQRPCAFVTFRSAAERDKALRVLHGALWKGRPLRVRLARPKADPMARKRQREDESEPPATCVADVVTPLWTVPYTEQLERKRLECEQVLQRLAKEIGSTNRALVPWLLSQKHKHNKACCPLEGVRPSPQQTEYRNKCEFLVGVGVDGEDNTVGCRLGKYKGGTCAVAAPFDTVHIPKATKQVVKAFQDFIRSTPYSAYNPETYSGHWKQLTVRTSRRGQAMAIAYFHPQKLSPEELAGLKASLAQHFTAGPGKASGVTCLYFVEEGQRKTPSQEGLPLEHVAGDRCIHEDLLGLTFQISPHAFFQVNSPAAEVLYTVIQDWAQLDSGSTVLDVCCGTGTIGLALARKVKRVIGIELCQEAVEDAHVNARNNELSNVEFHCGRAEDLVPTVVSRLASQQLVAILDPPRAGLHSKVILAIRRAENLKRLLYVSCNPRAAMGNFVEPPIVRCSSCSRGRAPRWHRDPGARGPSSQGPQMITSKKRGLPLLRPLEQ; from the exons ATGGCGGACTGcgtgggaggggctggagggggggGAGAG GGCCCGGGGCCAATGGAGGGCTGCGACCAGGACAGCAGCAGTGCTCTGGGCAGCCCTgcagcccccgccccccagaaGGAGACGGAGGAAGAGGGGGCTGGGGCGGCTGCAGAGTCAGGGCCTCAGCCTGGGCTTTACAGCTACATAAGGGACGACCTGTTCACTTCGGAGATCTTCAAGTTGGAGCTGCAGAACGTGCCACGCCGCACCAGCTTCAGCGATGTGCGGCACTTTCTGGGCCGCTTTGGCCTGCAGCCCCATAAGACCAAACTCTTTGGGCAACGTCCCTGCGCCTTTGTGACATTCCGCAGTGCCGCTGAGCGGGACAAAGCCTTGCGTGTGCTGCACGGTGCTCTCTGGAAGGGCCGCCCTCTCAGAGTGCGCCTGGCCAGGCCTAAAGCTGATCCCATGGCCAGGAAGAGGCAGCGTGAGGATGAGAGtgagccaccagccacatgtgtgGCCGATGTGGTGACTCCTCTTTGGACCGTGCCCTACACAGAGCAGCTTGAGCGGAAGCGGCTGGAGTGCGAGCAGGTGCTGCAGAGGCTCGCCAA GGAAATTGGGAGCACCAACCGTGCCCTGGTGCCCTGGCTGCTCTCACAGAAGCACAAGCACAACAAGGCCTGCTGCCCGCTGGAGGGAGTCAGGCCGTCACCCCAGCAG ACCGAGTATCGTAACAAGTGTGAGTTTCTCGTTGGCGTCGGGGTGGATGGGGAGGACAACACGGTCGGCTGCCGGCTAGGCAAGTACAAGGGTGGGACATGTGCTGTGGCGGCCCCCTTTGACACCGTGCACATCCCCAAGGCCACCAAGCAGGTGGTGAAGGCCTTCCAGGATTTCATCCG GTCCACTCCATACTCGGCGTACAACCCAGAGACATACTCAGGCCATTGGAAGCAGCTGACCGTGCGCACCAGCCGCCGAGGCCAAGCCATGGCCATTGCCTACTTCCACCCTCAG AAACTGAGCCCTGAGGAGCTGGCAGGACTGAAGGCCTCCCTGGCGCAGCACTTCACAGCAGGGCCGGGCAAGGCCAGTGGCGTGACCTGCCTGTACTTTGTGGAGGAGGGACAGCG GAAGACTCCCAGCCAAGAGGGCCTGCCCCTGGAGCACGTGGCTGGGGACCGGTGCATCCATGAGGACTTGCTGGGCTTGACCTTCCAGATCTCCCCTCACGCCTTCTTTCAG GTAAACAGCCCGGCCGCGGAGGTGCTCTACACGGTTATCCAGGACTGGGCCCAGCTGGACTCCGGGAGCACAGTGCTGGATGTGTGCTGTGGCACTGGCACCATTGGCCTGGCCCTAGCCCGG AAAGTGAAGCGAGTCATCGGGATTGAGCTGTGCCAGGAGGCTGTGGAGGACGCCCATGTGAATGCCCGCAACAATG AGTTGAGCAACGTTGAGTTCCACTGCGGGAGGGCCGAAGACCTGGTGCCCACCGTGGTGAGCAGACTGGCTTCTCAGCAGCTTGTTGCTATCCTGGACCCGCCTCGTGCTGGCCTAC ATTCCAAAGTGATCCTGGCCATCCGCAGAGCTGAGAACCTCAAGCGGCTCTTGTATGTCTCCTGCAACCCCCGGGCAGCCATGGGCAACTTTGTGGA ACCCCCCATTGTGAGATGCTCATCTTGTTCGAGAGGTAGAGCACCCCGATGGCACAGGGACCCTGGAGCCAGAGGACCCTCCAGCCAAGGCCCTCAGATGATAACCAGCAAGAAACGGGGGCTGCCCCTCCTTAGGCCGCTGGAGCAATAG
- the TRMT2A gene encoding tRNA (uracil-5-)-methyltransferase homolog A isoform X4: MNDKLDNEGPGPMEGCDQDSSSALGSPAAPAPQKETEEEGAGAAAESGPQPGLYSYIRDDLFTSEIFKLELQNVPRRTSFSDVRHFLGRFGLQPHKTKLFGQRPCAFVTFRSAAERDKALRVLHGALWKGRPLRVRLARPKADPMARKRQREDESEPPATCVADVVTPLWTVPYTEQLERKRLECEQVLQRLAKEIGSTNRALVPWLLSQKHKHNKACCPLEGVRPSPQQTEYRNKCEFLVGVGVDGEDNTVGCRLGKYKGGTCAVAAPFDTVHIPKATKQVVKAFQDFIRSTPYSAYNPETYSGHWKQLTVRTSRRGQAMAIAYFHPQKLSPEELAGLKASLAQHFTAGPGKASGVTCLYFVEEGQRKTPSQEGLPLEHVAGDRCIHEDLLGLTFQISPHAFFQVNSPAAEVLYTVIQDWAQLDSGSTVLDVCCGTGTIGLALARKVKRVIGIELCQEAVEDAHVNARNNELSNVEFHCGRAEDLVPTVVSRLASQQLVAILDPPRAGLHSKVILAIRRAENLKRLLYVSCNPRAAMGNFVDLCRGPSNRVKGTPFRPIKAVAVDLFPQTPHCEMLILFER; this comes from the exons ATGAATGATAAACTCGACAACGAA GGCCCGGGGCCAATGGAGGGCTGCGACCAGGACAGCAGCAGTGCTCTGGGCAGCCCTgcagcccccgccccccagaaGGAGACGGAGGAAGAGGGGGCTGGGGCGGCTGCAGAGTCAGGGCCTCAGCCTGGGCTTTACAGCTACATAAGGGACGACCTGTTCACTTCGGAGATCTTCAAGTTGGAGCTGCAGAACGTGCCACGCCGCACCAGCTTCAGCGATGTGCGGCACTTTCTGGGCCGCTTTGGCCTGCAGCCCCATAAGACCAAACTCTTTGGGCAACGTCCCTGCGCCTTTGTGACATTCCGCAGTGCCGCTGAGCGGGACAAAGCCTTGCGTGTGCTGCACGGTGCTCTCTGGAAGGGCCGCCCTCTCAGAGTGCGCCTGGCCAGGCCTAAAGCTGATCCCATGGCCAGGAAGAGGCAGCGTGAGGATGAGAGtgagccaccagccacatgtgtgGCCGATGTGGTGACTCCTCTTTGGACCGTGCCCTACACAGAGCAGCTTGAGCGGAAGCGGCTGGAGTGCGAGCAGGTGCTGCAGAGGCTCGCCAA GGAAATTGGGAGCACCAACCGTGCCCTGGTGCCCTGGCTGCTCTCACAGAAGCACAAGCACAACAAGGCCTGCTGCCCGCTGGAGGGAGTCAGGCCGTCACCCCAGCAG ACCGAGTATCGTAACAAGTGTGAGTTTCTCGTTGGCGTCGGGGTGGATGGGGAGGACAACACGGTCGGCTGCCGGCTAGGCAAGTACAAGGGTGGGACATGTGCTGTGGCGGCCCCCTTTGACACCGTGCACATCCCCAAGGCCACCAAGCAGGTGGTGAAGGCCTTCCAGGATTTCATCCG GTCCACTCCATACTCGGCGTACAACCCAGAGACATACTCAGGCCATTGGAAGCAGCTGACCGTGCGCACCAGCCGCCGAGGCCAAGCCATGGCCATTGCCTACTTCCACCCTCAG AAACTGAGCCCTGAGGAGCTGGCAGGACTGAAGGCCTCCCTGGCGCAGCACTTCACAGCAGGGCCGGGCAAGGCCAGTGGCGTGACCTGCCTGTACTTTGTGGAGGAGGGACAGCG GAAGACTCCCAGCCAAGAGGGCCTGCCCCTGGAGCACGTGGCTGGGGACCGGTGCATCCATGAGGACTTGCTGGGCTTGACCTTCCAGATCTCCCCTCACGCCTTCTTTCAG GTAAACAGCCCGGCCGCGGAGGTGCTCTACACGGTTATCCAGGACTGGGCCCAGCTGGACTCCGGGAGCACAGTGCTGGATGTGTGCTGTGGCACTGGCACCATTGGCCTGGCCCTAGCCCGG AAAGTGAAGCGAGTCATCGGGATTGAGCTGTGCCAGGAGGCTGTGGAGGACGCCCATGTGAATGCCCGCAACAATG AGTTGAGCAACGTTGAGTTCCACTGCGGGAGGGCCGAAGACCTGGTGCCCACCGTGGTGAGCAGACTGGCTTCTCAGCAGCTTGTTGCTATCCTGGACCCGCCTCGTGCTGGCCTAC ATTCCAAAGTGATCCTGGCCATCCGCAGAGCTGAGAACCTCAAGCGGCTCTTGTATGTCTCCTGCAACCCCCGGGCAGCCATGGGCAACTTTGTGGA TCTCTGCCGGGGCCCGTCTAACCGGGTGAAGGGCACCCCCTTCCGGCCAATCAAGGCTGTAGCCGTGGACCTGTTCCCGCAGACCCCCCATTGTGAGATGCTCATCTTGTTCGAGAGGTAG
- the TRMT2A gene encoding tRNA (uracil-5-)-methyltransferase homolog A isoform X3 produces the protein MADCVGGAGGGGEGPGPMEGCDQDSSSALGSPAAPAPQKETEEEGAGAAAESGPQPGLYSYIRDDLFTSEIFKLELQNVPRRTSFSDVRHFLGRFGLQPHKTKLFGQRPCAFVTFRSAAERDKALRVLHGALWKGRPLRVRLARPKADPMARKRQREDESEPPATCVADVVTPLWTVPYTEQLERKRLECEQVLQRLAKEIGSTNRALVPWLLSQKHKHNKACCPLEGVRPSPQQTEYRNKCEFLVGVGVDGEDNTVGCRLGKYKGGTCAVAAPFDTVHIPKATKQVVKAFQDFIRSTPYSAYNPETYSGHWKQLTVRTSRRGQAMAIAYFHPQKLSPEELAGLKASLAQHFTAGPGKASGVTCLYFVEEGQRKTPSQEGLPLEHVAGDRCIHEDLLGLTFQISPHAFFQVNSPAAEVLYTVIQDWAQLDSGSTVLDVCCGTGTIGLALARKVKRVIGIELCQEAVEDAHVNARNNELSNVEFHCGRAEDLVPTVVSRLASQQLVAILDPPRAGLHSKVILAIRRAENLKRLLYVSCNPRAAMGNFVDLCRGPSNRVKGTPFRPIKAVAVDLFPQTPHCEMLILFER, from the exons ATGGCGGACTGcgtgggaggggctggagggggggGAGAG GGCCCGGGGCCAATGGAGGGCTGCGACCAGGACAGCAGCAGTGCTCTGGGCAGCCCTgcagcccccgccccccagaaGGAGACGGAGGAAGAGGGGGCTGGGGCGGCTGCAGAGTCAGGGCCTCAGCCTGGGCTTTACAGCTACATAAGGGACGACCTGTTCACTTCGGAGATCTTCAAGTTGGAGCTGCAGAACGTGCCACGCCGCACCAGCTTCAGCGATGTGCGGCACTTTCTGGGCCGCTTTGGCCTGCAGCCCCATAAGACCAAACTCTTTGGGCAACGTCCCTGCGCCTTTGTGACATTCCGCAGTGCCGCTGAGCGGGACAAAGCCTTGCGTGTGCTGCACGGTGCTCTCTGGAAGGGCCGCCCTCTCAGAGTGCGCCTGGCCAGGCCTAAAGCTGATCCCATGGCCAGGAAGAGGCAGCGTGAGGATGAGAGtgagccaccagccacatgtgtgGCCGATGTGGTGACTCCTCTTTGGACCGTGCCCTACACAGAGCAGCTTGAGCGGAAGCGGCTGGAGTGCGAGCAGGTGCTGCAGAGGCTCGCCAA GGAAATTGGGAGCACCAACCGTGCCCTGGTGCCCTGGCTGCTCTCACAGAAGCACAAGCACAACAAGGCCTGCTGCCCGCTGGAGGGAGTCAGGCCGTCACCCCAGCAG ACCGAGTATCGTAACAAGTGTGAGTTTCTCGTTGGCGTCGGGGTGGATGGGGAGGACAACACGGTCGGCTGCCGGCTAGGCAAGTACAAGGGTGGGACATGTGCTGTGGCGGCCCCCTTTGACACCGTGCACATCCCCAAGGCCACCAAGCAGGTGGTGAAGGCCTTCCAGGATTTCATCCG GTCCACTCCATACTCGGCGTACAACCCAGAGACATACTCAGGCCATTGGAAGCAGCTGACCGTGCGCACCAGCCGCCGAGGCCAAGCCATGGCCATTGCCTACTTCCACCCTCAG AAACTGAGCCCTGAGGAGCTGGCAGGACTGAAGGCCTCCCTGGCGCAGCACTTCACAGCAGGGCCGGGCAAGGCCAGTGGCGTGACCTGCCTGTACTTTGTGGAGGAGGGACAGCG GAAGACTCCCAGCCAAGAGGGCCTGCCCCTGGAGCACGTGGCTGGGGACCGGTGCATCCATGAGGACTTGCTGGGCTTGACCTTCCAGATCTCCCCTCACGCCTTCTTTCAG GTAAACAGCCCGGCCGCGGAGGTGCTCTACACGGTTATCCAGGACTGGGCCCAGCTGGACTCCGGGAGCACAGTGCTGGATGTGTGCTGTGGCACTGGCACCATTGGCCTGGCCCTAGCCCGG AAAGTGAAGCGAGTCATCGGGATTGAGCTGTGCCAGGAGGCTGTGGAGGACGCCCATGTGAATGCCCGCAACAATG AGTTGAGCAACGTTGAGTTCCACTGCGGGAGGGCCGAAGACCTGGTGCCCACCGTGGTGAGCAGACTGGCTTCTCAGCAGCTTGTTGCTATCCTGGACCCGCCTCGTGCTGGCCTAC ATTCCAAAGTGATCCTGGCCATCCGCAGAGCTGAGAACCTCAAGCGGCTCTTGTATGTCTCCTGCAACCCCCGGGCAGCCATGGGCAACTTTGTGGA TCTCTGCCGGGGCCCGTCTAACCGGGTGAAGGGCACCCCCTTCCGGCCAATCAAGGCTGTAGCCGTGGACCTGTTCCCGCAGACCCCCCATTGTGAGATGCTCATCTTGTTCGAGAGGTAG
- the TRMT2A gene encoding tRNA (uracil-5-)-methyltransferase homolog A isoform X2, with amino-acid sequence MNDKLDNEGPGPMEGCDQDSSSALGSPAAPAPQKETEEEGAGAAAESGPQPGLYSYIRDDLFTSEIFKLELQNVPRRTSFSDVRHFLGRFGLQPHKTKLFGQRPCAFVTFRSAAERDKALRVLHGALWKGRPLRVRLARPKADPMARKRQREDESEPPATCVADVVTPLWTVPYTEQLERKRLECEQVLQRLAKEIGSTNRALVPWLLSQKHKHNKACCPLEGVRPSPQQTEYRNKCEFLVGVGVDGEDNTVGCRLGKYKGGTCAVAAPFDTVHIPKATKQVVKAFQDFIRSTPYSAYNPETYSGHWKQLTVRTSRRGQAMAIAYFHPQKLSPEELAGLKASLAQHFTAGPGKASGVTCLYFVEEGQRKTPSQEGLPLEHVAGDRCIHEDLLGLTFQISPHAFFQVNSPAAEVLYTVIQDWAQLDSGSTVLDVCCGTGTIGLALARKVKRVIGIELCQEAVEDAHVNARNNELSNVEFHCGRAEDLVPTVVSRLASQQLVAILDPPRAGLHSKVILAIRRAENLKRLLYVSCNPRAAMGNFVEPPIVRCSSCSRGRAPRWHRDPGARGPSSQGPQMITSKKRGLPLLRPLEQ; translated from the exons ATGAATGATAAACTCGACAACGAA GGCCCGGGGCCAATGGAGGGCTGCGACCAGGACAGCAGCAGTGCTCTGGGCAGCCCTgcagcccccgccccccagaaGGAGACGGAGGAAGAGGGGGCTGGGGCGGCTGCAGAGTCAGGGCCTCAGCCTGGGCTTTACAGCTACATAAGGGACGACCTGTTCACTTCGGAGATCTTCAAGTTGGAGCTGCAGAACGTGCCACGCCGCACCAGCTTCAGCGATGTGCGGCACTTTCTGGGCCGCTTTGGCCTGCAGCCCCATAAGACCAAACTCTTTGGGCAACGTCCCTGCGCCTTTGTGACATTCCGCAGTGCCGCTGAGCGGGACAAAGCCTTGCGTGTGCTGCACGGTGCTCTCTGGAAGGGCCGCCCTCTCAGAGTGCGCCTGGCCAGGCCTAAAGCTGATCCCATGGCCAGGAAGAGGCAGCGTGAGGATGAGAGtgagccaccagccacatgtgtgGCCGATGTGGTGACTCCTCTTTGGACCGTGCCCTACACAGAGCAGCTTGAGCGGAAGCGGCTGGAGTGCGAGCAGGTGCTGCAGAGGCTCGCCAA GGAAATTGGGAGCACCAACCGTGCCCTGGTGCCCTGGCTGCTCTCACAGAAGCACAAGCACAACAAGGCCTGCTGCCCGCTGGAGGGAGTCAGGCCGTCACCCCAGCAG ACCGAGTATCGTAACAAGTGTGAGTTTCTCGTTGGCGTCGGGGTGGATGGGGAGGACAACACGGTCGGCTGCCGGCTAGGCAAGTACAAGGGTGGGACATGTGCTGTGGCGGCCCCCTTTGACACCGTGCACATCCCCAAGGCCACCAAGCAGGTGGTGAAGGCCTTCCAGGATTTCATCCG GTCCACTCCATACTCGGCGTACAACCCAGAGACATACTCAGGCCATTGGAAGCAGCTGACCGTGCGCACCAGCCGCCGAGGCCAAGCCATGGCCATTGCCTACTTCCACCCTCAG AAACTGAGCCCTGAGGAGCTGGCAGGACTGAAGGCCTCCCTGGCGCAGCACTTCACAGCAGGGCCGGGCAAGGCCAGTGGCGTGACCTGCCTGTACTTTGTGGAGGAGGGACAGCG GAAGACTCCCAGCCAAGAGGGCCTGCCCCTGGAGCACGTGGCTGGGGACCGGTGCATCCATGAGGACTTGCTGGGCTTGACCTTCCAGATCTCCCCTCACGCCTTCTTTCAG GTAAACAGCCCGGCCGCGGAGGTGCTCTACACGGTTATCCAGGACTGGGCCCAGCTGGACTCCGGGAGCACAGTGCTGGATGTGTGCTGTGGCACTGGCACCATTGGCCTGGCCCTAGCCCGG AAAGTGAAGCGAGTCATCGGGATTGAGCTGTGCCAGGAGGCTGTGGAGGACGCCCATGTGAATGCCCGCAACAATG AGTTGAGCAACGTTGAGTTCCACTGCGGGAGGGCCGAAGACCTGGTGCCCACCGTGGTGAGCAGACTGGCTTCTCAGCAGCTTGTTGCTATCCTGGACCCGCCTCGTGCTGGCCTAC ATTCCAAAGTGATCCTGGCCATCCGCAGAGCTGAGAACCTCAAGCGGCTCTTGTATGTCTCCTGCAACCCCCGGGCAGCCATGGGCAACTTTGTGGA ACCCCCCATTGTGAGATGCTCATCTTGTTCGAGAGGTAGAGCACCCCGATGGCACAGGGACCCTGGAGCCAGAGGACCCTCCAGCCAAGGCCCTCAGATGATAACCAGCAAGAAACGGGGGCTGCCCCTCCTTAGGCCGCTGGAGCAATAG